In Bradyrhizobium paxllaeri, the genomic stretch ATGTTCGACTTTTCCAATATTCAAGGCAATATTCTTCGTGGCTACGGCTCCTTTCCGCATGCGCGTTTCCTCTATCTGGCCATTCACGATGAGCGCGCTGCCAGGACGTTGCTGCAACAGCTCATGGACACGGGATCCGTCACCCCCGGCCAGTGGAGCGAAAAGCCGGATACGACACTCAATCTTGCCCTGACCTTCGACGGCCTGCGCGCCCTCGGCCTTCCGGAGGAAAGTCTCGCGACTTTTCCGGCCGAGTTTCGGGAGGGCATGAAAGTCCGTGCAGACGAACTCGGAGATGTCGGAAAGAGTTCGCCGCGATATTGGGATGAACCGTGGAGGACGGGCCGCGTCCATCTCCTGGTCATGATCTATGGCAAGACGGAAGCAGCGCTCGAGGCTGGTTGCCGAAACTTCCGGCGGTTGTTGCCGGCCGGTCTGGAGGAACTCGGGCCTGAGCAATCTGCCGAAAGTCTCCGCATCGAAGGCGAGACGGCGCGTCGTGAGCATTTCGGTTTCGTCGACGGCGTGAGCAATCCCGATGTCGATGGTGTGCCGCGAGAGGCGGGCGCGGCGAGATCGCAGGACATAGGCAATCCCGATCACAGCGGAAAATTTCGCAAGATCCCGCTGGGGGAATTCATCCTCGGCTACCCTGGCGAAGGTGGGGATCTCGCGCCGATGCCGCTGCCGAACCTGCTTGCGCATAACTCAACCTATATGGTGTTCCGCAAGCTCGAACAGAACGTACCGTTGTTTCGAGACTACATCAGCAAGCAAGCCAAATCGTTTGCCCGCACGATCCCCGGCGGTCTGCCGGACGACAAGAGCGCGGAAGAATTCCTGGCTGCCAAGATGATGGGACGGTGGCGCGACGGATCTTCGCTGATCAACCATCCGCATGCATCGGCCAAGGATATCAGCAATGCATTCGCCTATGCCGACGATCCTGCGGGCGCGCGATGTCCGTTGGGGGCCCATGTGCGGCGCACCAATCCGCGCGATGCGCTGGGTTTTGGCGGCAAGACCATGAGCCGGCACCGCCTGATCCGCCGCGGCATCACCTACGGCAAGTATCTTCCGCCTGGCGATCGTGATGAGGAACGGCGGGGCCTCATCTTCATCGCCTTCAATTCCGGCTTTGATCAATTCGAGTTCGTGCAGCAGTTATGGATCAACTTCGGCGACGAGTTCGAGCAGGGCAACGACGGCGATCCGATTGCCGGCAGTCGCGAGGGCAGCCAAATGATGATCCCGGGCGACGAGGCCACGGGACGGCGGCCATTTATATGCTTCGACATCCCGCGCTTTGTCGAAACCAAGGGCGGCGATTATTTCTTTGTCCCGAGCCTCGCCGCGCTCAGGCTGTTGGCCTCCGGCAGAGTGCACGCGTCATGAGCCGGTCCGTCACCCCGCGGCGGCTCGATCAGCCCGCAACAGGGAAGTGGCTCATGGCGCATCTCATTGGAGATCAGCCAGTCAGCCTCGGCTTCCGCACGGCGCGCCGCCTGAGGGAATTCGGCCAGATGGTGCTCCAGATCGTGCGCCCGGCGCGACACGGCCCTGAGCGGACATCGGCCGCGAGCCCGGCGCGATACCGGCACCTCGTGAACGCGCTGGAATTTCCGGACCGGCCAATGCCGTTGCATGTGCTCGAGCGGGCCGTGCCTGGCGAGGCAACCATGACCCGGCAAATGGCGCGCATTGCCGCAGAAGCGGTGATTAGCAATTACTGCACGAGCAGGGTCTCGGACAGCTTCGTCCCCGCGATGCGCGACCAGCACGCGAAGTCGCACGGATGCGTGACCGCGGAATTGATCGTTCGCGAGGATCTTCCGGCCGAGTTCACCACAGAGCTGTTTCGTCCAGGTGCTCGCTATCCGGCCGTGGTCCGGTTTTCCAACGGGCTCGGCCGGCGCCAGAGCGACCGCAGGATGGACGCGCGCGGCATGTCCATCAAGCTTCGCGAGGTCGGGACGAAGACCATTCTTTCAACGCTGGTGCCCGACAAGGTGTCACCCGGCGAGCATGATTTCGCGCTCTCCAGCTTTCCGATCTTCTTCTGCAAGGATGTGGTCGATTATACGCAGCTGATGAACGCGGTGAGTGCAC encodes the following:
- a CDS encoding Dyp-type peroxidase, translated to MFDFSNIQGNILRGYGSFPHARFLYLAIHDERAARTLLQQLMDTGSVTPGQWSEKPDTTLNLALTFDGLRALGLPEESLATFPAEFREGMKVRADELGDVGKSSPRYWDEPWRTGRVHLLVMIYGKTEAALEAGCRNFRRLLPAGLEELGPEQSAESLRIEGETARREHFGFVDGVSNPDVDGVPREAGAARSQDIGNPDHSGKFRKIPLGEFILGYPGEGGDLAPMPLPNLLAHNSTYMVFRKLEQNVPLFRDYISKQAKSFARTIPGGLPDDKSAEEFLAAKMMGRWRDGSSLINHPHASAKDISNAFAYADDPAGARCPLGAHVRRTNPRDALGFGGKTMSRHRLIRRGITYGKYLPPGDRDEERRGLIFIAFNSGFDQFEFVQQLWINFGDEFEQGNDGDPIAGSREGSQMMIPGDEATGRRPFICFDIPRFVETKGGDYFFVPSLAALRLLASGRVHAS